The sequence below is a genomic window from Phoenix dactylifera cultivar Barhee BC4 chromosome 8, palm_55x_up_171113_PBpolish2nd_filt_p, whole genome shotgun sequence.
TTCTAGTTTCGAGAATATAAGCTGTGCAGCACTAAGTGGAACCTTCATTTTTTCAACCACaatttgatggaaatttttAGATGAATCATTTTGTttagttatcttatttattcgTAAATATAGTTTATTAAAGATTGAAGTTACATGCATGCCCCCGTGAGTACAGACGGATAGAGGGGTCCACAGCATTTAGTAGGCTGGTTGGTTGGATGCGTAGACCTTTAggttgctttaaaaaaaaagaaaaaagatccgGGTTATCAGATTCGGACACATCAATTTACCTAGGATTCTGCAACGAGAAGTAATAACTAATCAATTCTAATTAGACAACATCCTATTGAAGAATTAAGACTCTCGGAACGCCAATGATTCGATTAGCTTCGGGGATCAAGTGGCTCTGTAAAGCCAATCAAGAAAGTCTAGTTTGGAATAACAGACTCTGGAACAAATAGCCAAGGAATTGATGGCGAGCAACTGACACGATCGGCACAGGAGAAAGCTCCCGAATTTTGAAACGGACGCGTGGGATTTGATCATAAGCACGGATGATCCAACCGTCCGATTTGATCGGTGAGGGGATGACATGTAGCTTTCACGGGGACGCGGTGTGCAAGCGGGCCTCGGCGCCGACGATCCAGCCGTGCAGGACGTGACGCGTGGGTCCCACTCACATGCTGCATGCTCCCACCTCCGCGTTGCCCTCCGCGGGGCCCACGCCTCTCCGCTTCTACTCTCATCGATACCCTATAAATAAACAAAGAGAATCCAATtcttttccttaaaaaaaaaaaaccatctaAACATGgccatcaccatcatcatccacTACCAATCCGAATAACGAAATGGCCCcgactttctttttatttcaaacAAGATCAATGCTGACCGCTTGATGTCACCAAACTTATATAATATATCCAGATATTTCtaatttaatttctttaaaCGCCTCCCTTCTCATTCCGCGGTCCGGTCCCCAACCCGTGTCTTTCAAATGTTTAAGCAGTTAATTTAAATTAAAGAAAGGCACCGCCAGGCAAAGCTAAAAGTCACCGGGAGAGGTTCGGTAAGGCGGCCTCGAGGTTTGCTCGCGTCCGGTTTCTCTACTGCCAATCTGTTATGCAGTTCCTTgcattataaattttattattattattattattatttattttagtcTCCTCTTGTTGTTccaatctatctatctatcaggTCAGGAGTTCAAACGCGCACAACGGTAGCATTTCTAATCTTGCTCTTGCCGAGTGCAAGATGTGCATAAGGTTAAAAATGGTAGAATAATAAAGCATCTTCATTCGTGTCCACCCGTGGCAGactttatattctaaataaaaagCATTCCCCCCAGCCAACTTTCCAAACTCCCAGGTCACTTCGAAGTTCGAACAACGGAACAAGgttactttttttttggttgaatgaCAAATTCGTGGATCTTAAATTCTCACCGCGAGTGCTTGTATCTCGAAACCGTCTttaaaatcaaataaaagacgaacatgaattaataataataaattcagaaTGTCAGTACCCATAAATCATGAGAAGGCGAGGCCAGGGACGGAACGAAACACAGAGAGAGCGGGAGAGAGAGCGGAGAGAGAGACGTGAGATCAGAGGACCGAGCGTAGccatccctctctctccctcctaggCTGGGTGGGGTTTGAGCTGGGATTTAGCTGTCCTTGATGTTTTAGTCCCTCCGGAGGGGATTCCATCTCTCGTCGCTCCCCCCGAAGAAATAGCCACGGcgaaaaaaggggaaaaggcCACCCGCCCGCAGCAACCCCATCATTCTCCGTTCTTTTCTCCCGTTCAACATCCGAAACCACAGCAcacaggaagaagaggatgagatGAAGAAAGGCAGTAGATCGCAACATCTCCATCTCTTGGTCTTGTGTGTCCTCTCTTTCACGGGCTCGGCTCTTGGGTTTTCGAGCCATGGGCTGACGGACGCGGAGGCCGGGTTCATCCGGCAGCGGCAGCTCCTCTACTACCGGGATGAGTTCGGGGACCGGGGGGAGAACGGGACGGTGGACCCGTCGCTCAGCTTCTCCAACTCCCATCTCCGGGACGCCTACATTGCCCTCCAGGCCTGGAAGCTGGCCATCATCTCCGACCCCCTCAACCTCACCTCCAACTGGGTCGGATCCAACGTCTGCAACTACACCGGCGTTTACTGCGCCCCGCTCCCCTCCGACCCCCACATCACCGTCGTCGCCGGCATCGACCTCAACCACGGCGACATCGCCGGCTACCTCCCTGAGGAGCTCGGCCTCCTCACCGACCTCGCCCTCTTCCACATCAACTCCAACCGCTTCTGCGGCACCGTCCCCCACAAGTTCGACCGCCTCCGCCTACTATTCGAGCTCGATCTAAGCAACAACCGCTTCGCCGGCAAGTTCCCGGACGTCGTCCTCCGCCTCCCGTCGCTCAAGTACCTCGACTCCGCTTCAACGAGTTCGAGGGAGGCGTCCCCAGTCCCTCTTCGACAAGGGATCTCGACGCCATCTTCATCAACCACAACCGCTTCGCCTTTGACATCCCGGACACCTCGGCAACTCCCCCGTCTCCGTTATCGTCCTCGCCAACAACCGCTTCCGGGGATGCGTCCCGGCCAGCCTCGGCAACATGTCCAGGGACCCTCAACGAGATCATCCTCGCTCAACAACGGACTCCGATCTTGCCTCCCTCCCGAGATCGGCCTCCTTAAGGAGCTCACCGTCCTCGATGTCAGCTTCAACCAGCTCGTCGGCCCCCTGCCGGACTCCATCGGATGGATGCTCAGCCTCGGAGCAGCTGGATGTCGCCCACaacctcctctccggcaagaTCCCGACCTCGATCTGCACTTTGGCCCCACCTTCAGAACTTCACCTTCTCTTATAACTTCTTCACCGGAGAGCCGCCGGTGTGCCTCAAGGTGCCGTCCTTCGACGACCGGAGGAACTGCCTGCCCGGCCGGCCGGTGCAGAGATCCGCGGCGCAATGCAAGTCCTTCTTGTCCCACCCTGTGGATTGCAACTCCTTCCGGTGCGCCCCCTTCGTGCCGGCGCTCCCTCCCCCGCCGCCTCCTCGCCGCCTCCACCTCCAGTTTACTCTCGTCCGCCGCCATCTCCGCCGCCGCCATCTCCATCTCCACCTCCACCGCCGCCTTCCCCGCCGCCACCGTCTCCATCTCCTCCACCGCCTTCCCCGCCGCCATCCGTCTCCATCTCCTCCACCGCCTTCCCCGCCGCCACCGTCTCCATCTCCTCCACCGCCTTCCCCGCCACCACCGTCTCCGTCCCCGCCCGCCGCCTTCTCCGCCTTCCACCATCTCCGTCTCCGCCACCACCTTCTCCACCCCCTCCATCCCCTTCTCCGCCGCCTCCTTCTCCGCCTCCGCCTTCGCCACCTCCGCCCGTCTACTGTGTTCGGTCTCCACCACCTCCGCCGCCCAACTCGCCGCCGCCTCCGGTCTATTTCCGCCTCCCCCCACCACCCAGCCCACATTATTCTCCGCCGCCTCCTTACCCcattccaccaccaccacctcaaCCTTCGCCGCCTCCACCACCTCATTCACCACCTCCCGCCACTAATTCACCGCCACCACCTACATATCACTATCCATCACCTCCCCACCTCCACTGTACTCGCCGCCTCCACCACCTAATtcacctcctcctccacctccgtgTATTTGAGCCTCCACCGCCACCATCACCACCTCCATGCATAGAACCTCCACCGCCACCATCACCACCTCCGTGCATAGAACCTCCACCGCCACCACCGGTATATTACATGGCCGCCACCTCCCTCACCACCGCCGCCGTCACCATCTCCACCACCACCAGTCCACTATAAGCCTCCGCCATCACCTTCCACCTCCACCACCTTCGCCGCCTTACCATTATGCATCACCACCACCCCCCTCTCCCGCCACCTTCGCCGCCTTACCAGTATCAGTCACCGCACCCCACCTATGCCTTCATCTCCACCGCCCCCCAAACCTGTGAAACTCCGCCGCCACCACGACACCTTCTTCCCCAGCACCCTCCCCTCTATACCAAGGCCCATTGCGCCCTGTTATTGGAATCTCATACGCATCGCCACCGCCTCCTCCGTTCTATTAATTCTTTTGAGAATTGTCCACCTCACTCTCCTCTTCCCTCCATTAATAGAGAAGCAAGAAAGTATTTCATTCATTTTGGATTCTTGTCATGCTTTGTGGTCCATTGAATTCTCCATTGTCTGGTTCCTCTCGCTCCCTTTGGTGTGTACTACCCTCCaattgaaggaaaaagaaaaaggcgacAAGTCACGTAAGACGAAGCATTCATCCATGGTGATGAAGAATAGATGGAGAGAACATGAAAAAGGGgaggaacaggggagtttgGGGAATCTCTCAAAATTAATTTGGGTGTGAATAAATGGTTGAGAGAGACCAGAGTAAGAGAACATGAGAATAGATGCAGGGATAATGAATGTATAGAGAGTATGGGATTCAAGAACAAGTAGATCAAATTGTGGTATTGTCGCCTTTATTatactttcttcttcatttatatatttGTTGATCATTACTTACGAATTCTTTCAAGCTCTGTCTTTGCTATCATCCAATCTCCTCTTTATCTTCCCTTGCTCTGCTTTGATTTGCCTTATTATTCTGTATACAGCTGCTTGATTTTTCTTCTTATACAACGAGATAGTTGCTTTTTGTTAAACTCTTATGTTTGAATTTTCCTGCTGTTATTTGCTCTGCCATTGCTCTGTTATTCTGTATCTGTTTGCTTACTTTGTGTTTTATGTATCTCTGCCCATAACAACTTGCTGATGAATTTATTAATCTAATTGGAACAAAAGGTCAGTGGGTCACTTCTATTAGGCATGGCCGCATAGGTTGCTGTTCTAGATTCCAAGTCTCGGCCCCCGCTTTTACGCCGTGATCTCCGGTGATGCCTCTGATTTGTTTTCAGACCTGGGTCAGGTTATTAGCGGTCTCAGCCTCTCAGGAGGAGCATGTGGGTTAGGATACGGGATTCATTCCTTGCTCGCTGTTAGCCATCGAGATTAGCTGTCATACCGGATCGCGCTTCCGTTCGCAATCCCATCATTCAGTTTTATCTTTTCAAATCTTTTCCTATCGTTGCTTGGAAATTAACCATCTTTACCTATTGATTTAAGGCATGGTTCGTCGCACAAAAAATCTCTCGTGAGAGGTCATCAGAGGATATCATTTGAGGTGTCCTGTCGTAGGATTTTAGAGCCCCAACTGCTCTCTTCGCCTGGTTGCAGGTATTCCCAGTTAGCGGGGACTGAATCAAAAATTCGAAAAATAGTGTTAAAAAGAAGAGTATCTTATTTATCTTTCCGTTTTGAATTCTCTCTAGGCTCTCCTTATGAGAAATTATTTCTTGCATTGCATGCTCATGCTGTCTGCATGCCATCAATTCACAACCACTCATTTTACAGCGATACATTAGATGTCTATTTAATGTGTGACTTAATAAATAAATGGCTGTGATTGGTGTCATCCATGGCTGTGTAGTGTACATGTAGTGTAGGAAATAATCTCTCCTTTCTTGCCCTCTCTTCAACTACAAGCATTCTAGTGTTGGTAGCATCCCTCTTTTCTATCTTTGATTATTTTCATCCACCGCATCTTGTGATGTTAAAGGCTTTTCATCATCCGAGAAATCTAATAACTTTGTGGAACCCGGCTGGAGCATCAACATACTTTAATACAAACTTTTTGGTATGTAGATGTACATACCCAATAGTTGATTGATGCACACTACCTCATTTAAAAAGTGAGGTAATACATCGTCTAGATCGTTATCTTACTAATATATGGTATATGTACAGGTAATACACAAATGAACCTCTTTGGCATGGATACATATTTAATAGTTATTGATAGACACTCATTGTCTTTCCAATATACACTTGTGTGTCAATGAACACATCAAATTGAAGCACCTACATAGTCTAGTTCTGGTACTATCACAACTAAGTAATATATACTCGAATAACATCGAGATCTCATCAATGCTAGTTTGATCTTAGATATCTCCTTGAGGCCTCAAAAAAACAAGTTCAACCTGTTGGTTATGGTTACCATCCTTGGTTGGATGAAGATGCGTGGTGAAAGAAAAAGGTGACAAAAAGAAACATCCAATGAAATTTGCCGAGCTAGATGGGAGAATAGAAATGCGAGATCAGAATGAAGAAGCAACCAAAATTAATAGGTTTCGATGCATAAAAGAATTAATTGATCTGGATCAAAATCGTATACATATTTTAAAGCATTCTGAACTTATTTATGCATCTGTCTGCATGAGATCTCGAAATGATCATTGCTAATCCAATAGTGGATTTGCAAGGGGAATCCTTCTTTCTGCAAAGATACTACCCAGATTCCCTTCTTTCTTGCGACAGATACGAGCCCAGTCCTTagcccgctctctctctctctctggtggaCTCTATATGTTTATGAAATGCGCTAGCTTTACAGAGAGCTCCCATATGGCGAGAGGACTGTTGCCGATGGTTGGCCCTTCGTCCACTTTTCAATGCCGTCCCAGCTCCACCACTCGGCGCATGTTCTCGTGGGCCCCATGACTTTTGAACGTTTCGCTCCTTCATCGCTAGCCGAGCACATGCTGCAACCGTGTCTCTCTTTCTACCATTTAATAATTAGAAGAATATTAAAAAGTAATGGGGGGTTGAGGGGAAGCACTAAAGAAACGTTGGTGATGTTTTTGATAAGATCATGGGTCTTTGCTGCTATCGCTCCTTTGTTGCGTTCCACTCACGGGTATTTGGAGGCCAGCTTAATTAAGGTCACCATCTTCTGGGTGTCTCGCCAATTGGATTTCTTAAATGTGCAACTAAATTGGGGTAGTCTGATTAGATGTGCGTTGGCTTGGGATTTTAGCTTTAGCTGTGACTTGCCGAATTTGTTTGCAAATTGAATTAGAGAGTACCCACTTAATCATGCTACGAGGCCAAACTATGGTGTAAAAACAAGTAATAGCCTTGTGAACGATGGGATTCGATGTGGCTCACAGGGTTGGGCAAACCCCGTGCAGTCTGGTACAAAGCATCAAATAACCACCCCACTTTTACAAGGCAAAGCCACGCAGTAGATTCAGATCACGAGCGACCACCGCACATACCCGGTTCCTCATGGGGCATGGAATCGACTGACATTAGATTTAAATTTTCTGACCAAtatgaaaatttaaagcagtaagactGTTGATGAAGGGTTTGCAAAAAGGGAGTGGATTAAGATTAGATTTGCCTTTTTCCGGTACCAATTTAGTTTGCCTTCAATGTCTATTTGTTAATCATTGATTATAATTATGCAATTAGTGTCTACAACTTCAACTTGATAATTTATGAATTTTTCCTCTGTTCTTGTTCATCCTTCTAATTTGGTTTCCAATTGAAAAACTAGTGGGCCCTTAGCTTGCTGAGTAGGTGGATTGTGTGCCAGTCATGGTCTGTGGTTACCTAAGAATTGCAAGTAAGGGTTTGTTTGGCGTttcattggaaaaaaaaaacaattcatgGCCTTTAATATGAATaaattatttctaaaaaataaattctTAATGATATTATTGAAAATAATTCTGAAAAGGCACAATCCGAAAATAGTTttataaattagaaaaataagggcCATTTGTATTGCTTCCATTTTAAGAAGTTGTTTTCAAAATTTaggaagaaaaatatattaGACCGAACCCTGTATGGcgaaattcttttatttttcaaatggttttgaaaattttagagCTTTGAAAGCAAAGATTCATTGCTTTCAAAAACAAgtggagataaaaaaaaaaagaagaatatgaagtCTGTGCTCGCTTGTTTTCACATCAATCTCCCCATAGTATTTCAGTATTTATAGAAAACAAAAACTTGAAAATAGCGCAATGCCAAACAGACCCTAGGTTTTGCTTCTACTACCCGTAAATTTGCTTGTTATCTTCCAAATAGGTTCCAGCACAGGCAATCCTGAGGTTTTGTTTttgaatacacacacacatacatgtatgtatgtatatgttctTTCATTATTTTCAAGTTAAACAAAAAGGTATGCTCCTCGTTTAccaaacagaagaaaaaaaaaaagtgtgctCAAATATGGAGCTGTTGGATAGCGATCACCAACGTAATCATGCATGTACATATTCTAAACTTCCCTCAGCACCAAATGGAAAATTATAATGAGGTCGAAAGCCTGCTATTGAGTTCTAACACGCAATCAAATCACTGGAGCAGAGTTATGCTTGAGTTATTCAGAGCCAAAGGCTTCACACGATCGCATTTGGAGGATTCAGGTCCATGTCACCGTCAAAAAGGTTTCTCAAATTCGTTCGACCTTTATCCTCAATCTAGGCCCATATGAAGTCGACCCAACGATGCTTGGTCCAAGCCCAGGGCTAAATTGAAAGAATTTGGGCCAGTCTAATTCATCTGGGCCCCAGCTCCAGATTTGAGCCCCACTTGGATTTTCCGTGCCTCCAATCTTCCCGACTAATGTTAGAGCCAAGGCCCTGATATATTTGAGTCCCAAATCTGACCCTAGAAGGCGCTCGTTGTAACAGTGCTTCATTTAATATGGAGCCTAGAGAGACGAACAGCCTCTGATCTTCTTGAAGAATATAAGATGCATTCATTTGCTACTAAGCTTAAAGATTCTAGCATCGGGGCTGCCATATACTTTAGGAGTTTGCGGATATTTCTTCACAATTACTGTTTCCTGGAAGCACCCCAACCAGGCTATCTCAAAGGAATTTCGATACTTCTGTTTGGCCGCATTCTGCAGGCGTCGGATTTGTTACTCGAAATCCAATGGGCCGAGATGTCCACATCTATGCCAATCACGACCGCGTCTTTTCTATGGCTGAATTAGTGGCTGCCTGGTATAGGCTTAAAACAGCTTTGTCTATGTTTAGAATAATAGAATCATCTTGGATAATTACAAAAAGAAATCCTCGCATCATCCGCCATTGAGAAATATCAAtgcttaagaaaaagaaaagggcatGTAGCTTAAACTTTGCTTGCTTTACAGTTACATGGAGTGGGAGATTTGGCAGTGAGTATTTTAAGCCACCTGAGATTAAGATATTGGCTTTTAGTGCGGTCTTTGACAAGTTTTGGGTCCGTCGAAGGCAAACTAGTTCACTTCTTTCATGGAATCAGTAACCAATTCAAGAGTGAGAAGTGATATGAGACCTTCTCCTTATTGATATGGCCATCGGACTTGGATATTGCATGGAGATTCAAAGACTCCTTTGAGATTTGAAGTAATTTGATCTCGATCTGATGGTCGAGAAGTACTGTTTGAATCCATTTTCTTGTTTACATGCGCATGCAGACGATCAGGCTCAACTGGGCACAACTTCTTTAAAAATGGTGTGAGGCTGAATCTTGGTCTCCGGTCAAAATCTTGACTGAATTTCCCAACACCCGAACCATCACTCTTTTTGCTCTTGAATAGCTTAGCAATAAGGAGATATAACACTCCAATCGAGCGTGATCTAGTGCCAATGGCTTTCGTTTATCTTGTTTAGTATGATGTTGGATGAATCGAATGACGACGATGCATGTTGTACTTGTTGCTAAAAAGCAATTTATGGTCTTGTCTTACTATTTTAGTCTTGGAGAAAATATTGCCTACACTCCATTGCACCATTGGCCGTGCATGCAACCAATCAGAGCCATTGGTTTTTATAATCTCTATTTATCAAACACGCATCTTGGCTGCGTCGCTATAGGATCGGGCAATAATTCTCATTTATGAGAGTGATCTTCCTAATAAATCTAGATCATGGAAGATGATGTGCAATGATGTAGGAATATATTCTCTGGCAAAAGGATCCACTCATTTTATGTAGCGATGAGCGAATCGGCATATGTTTGAAAATGTAAATGGAATGAAGGGAAAGCAGGTTACAAATGCCTGTCCTTGGTGGTCTAGATAGAATGAGTGTAATTTAACAGCACAGGCTACTTTAATGTATGATGCTAATATAAACTACGCCATACATCAATTTGCTGCAATGTCAACTAAAAAGAAGCCACATACTAGTGATCCTAAGTGATAGGTTAAATTGGGATCCCAATTTGTTGCATAGATCATCATCTCATGTGTAGTATCATCGAAGCTGATCCAATTTGGTTAAGAAAGGTAAAAATGACATTAGAATAACTGAAAtaagtaaaaatataaaaagaatccAACTTAACACTTAGGATATAGAGTGTCAGTTTGAAAAATATATGATGGCCTTTAATATAGACATCTGACAATGAGCATTTATAATGAAGCTCAAATATATAGACTAGATCTAATTATATATATCTACATTATGTAAGCGCAATTCTGTTATGTATGTTACCAAAAATCATTCAGGCACATGGATGTGCAAGACTCAAAGTTCATACTTTTCAAGATGCACATTTAGAACTAGGCATATTTTTGGCACATTCTTTCATAATTAAAATGCTATTAAATTAGTAACAGAAATATTATCTAGATGCACAAAGTGGAGATTCTGAGTAGTCAAAATGAAAACTGATTTGTTAGTATAATTATgattcaattacaataattaggTAGTTATTGAATTTTGAAACATACACGATATCTTTTTGTTAGGTGATGAAAAATATGAGTTAGTTTTTAAACCCAAACAATGCCACTTCTCAGGAAAATTACCATTatcattttcaaaaaaaatctagaccTTATATCTAGTGGTGGTGGTATTTGGAGCATTTTTAAGCTAGGAGGAGGTGAACTAGGACTTGCCCTAATGGCGATACATCATGTCTACCAACATAAGATTCTAAATTCGAAGTCTTGGATGGTGCATTCTGAGTACTTGGACTTGAACAGAAGGAGGTGAATTGGGACTTGCTAACTCATGGCCATCCACCTATCAACTAAATATCCAGAATTTAATTTTGGATTGTGTATCTCAGTACTTGAACTTGAATAATAATGATGACGATGATGAGGaagaggaggtggtggtggaaaAAAAGTTATGGTTCTCCTCTCAAAATGATCATTTTAACACTTCCATCTAAGTATCTAAACTCATTAGCCATGATTAGtgtttaatatataataattcaTTAAATGTTGCATATAATCCTATCCACTTTATCGTGGATATTGAATACTTAAACCACTTTAGCAACCCAAATTGCTCAACCATTGACAATCATTTCATGCAATTGAACTTGCAAGAATGTATTGTATAGCTTTGGTGGCTATACAAATATAAACAACATTATCACCTAGTCTTTGGTGCACTCGATCTTTTTGGGACAAATATGGAAGGTTGGTTTTCCATAACATGATAACATTTGCTTCTCTCTATTGAGATACTAGTTTTCTACGCTTGCTCTTCCATTTTCATGCAAACAAATAATAATTTAAActtcataaataaaaaataaaataacagaatttttttatttttattttaagataGAGATATTTTTTTTGGGGGCCAAGACAGACTATTTATATCATTTTAGTACGAATTTATGCAAAACGGGaacatcttgatctcatcgGAGGCAACTAATAATCTGACGTCTCTATTTAAACGGCATGAAACTGGAACGGCCGAGATAAGCTACGCCTGGGATAGGGCAAGATGGAGATTATTCGGTCCCCACTCCCCatttctttaatctttttaataaataaaaatagggGTTTTAAATTCGCCAATATATATAAGAAGGATCCGCAGCATCAATCCCCGTCGCTTCAACGCccggattttttttcttctcttcatcgCTCCCTCTCTCAGCTGCGGAGGGTGGAAGGAAGAGGAAAGACAAAATCATAACATACGCCTCTGTGCTTTCGAAATTTCTCCCTCCTGTCTCCCGTCTCCATAGATTCGAGGCAAGTCTTTCCGTTCGTCTTTCGCCCCTTCAATTTTTTCCCCGATAAAACTtggatttttttatcttttttttggtaGTTTGTTCTGCAATTTCTTGTAGCGATCTCATTGGCTGTCAAAGATTCCTCAACCGCAGAGAATCGACTTATGTTTTCTCATTTCTGGATGATCTGCGCAAACCTGTTTCTTGATTTGTTGCCAGTGAGCTCAAGAATTGAGTAGAAACCATCAAGTTTTGGAAACCCTAATCGTTCGCATCACTTT
It includes:
- the LOC103709787 gene encoding LOW QUALITY PROTEIN: leucine-rich repeat extensin-like protein 4 (The sequence of the model RefSeq protein was modified relative to this genomic sequence to represent the inferred CDS: inserted 3 bases in 3 codons; deleted 8 bases in 7 codons) produces the protein MKKGSRSQHLHLLVLCVLSFTGSALGFSSHGLTDAEAGFIRQRQLLYYRDEFGDRGENGTVDPSLSFSNSHLRDAYIALQAWKLAIISDPLNLTSNWVGSNVCNYTGVYCAPLPSDPHITVVAGIDLNHGDIAGYLPEELGLLTDLALFHINSNRFCGTVPHKFDRLRLLFELDLSNNRFAGKFPDVVLRLPSLKYLDXRFNEFEGGVPSPSSTRDLDAIFINHNRFAFDIPDXLGNSPVSVIVLANNRFRGCVPASLGNMSGTLNEIILLNNGLRSCLPPEIGLLKELTVLDVSFNQLVGPLPDSIGWMLSLEQLDVAHNLLSGKIPTSICTLPHLQNFTFSYNFFTGEPPVCLKVPSFDDRRNCLPGRPVQRSAAQCKSFLSHPVDCNSFRCAPFVPALPPPPPPXPPPPPVYSRPPPSPPPPSPSPPPPPPSPPPPSPSPPPPSPPPSVSISSTAFPAATVSISSTAFPATTVSVPARRLLRLPPSPSPPPPSPPPPSPSPPPPSPPPPSPPPPVYCVRSPPPPPPNSPPPPVYFRLPPPPSPHYSPPPPYPIPPPPPQPSPPPPPHSPPPATNSPPPPTSLSITSPPPLYSPPPPPNSPPPPPPVFEPPPPPSPPPCIEPPPPPSPPPCIEPPPPPPVITWPPPPSPPPPSPSPPPPVHYKPPPSPSTSTTFAALPLCITTTPLSRHLRRLTSISHRTPPMPSSPPPPKPVKLRRHHDTFFPSTLPSIPRPIAPCYWNLIRIATASSVLLILLRIVHLTLLFPPLIEKQESISFILDSCHALWSIEFSIVWFLSLPLVCTTLQLKEKEKGDKSRKTKHSSMVMKNRWREHEKGEEQGSLGNLSKLIWV